The following coding sequences lie in one Gammaproteobacteria bacterium genomic window:
- the murC gene encoding UDP-N-acetylmuramate--L-alanine ligase, whose translation MRRIRRVHFVGIGGAGMGGIAEVLLNLGYQVTGSDLTENTMTARLRELGARVRCGHVASGVAGVDVVVVSSAVPADNPELAAAREQRIPVVQRAEMLAELMRFRYGIAVAGTHGKTTTTSLIAALLAEGGLDPTFVVGGRVNSTASHSKLGGGRFLVAEADESDASFLHLQPVIAVVTNIDTDHLSTYGGDFQRLRAAFVEFLHHLPFYGLAVLCVDDDQVRAILPLITRPFMTYGIDEKADIRARDVSHAGTQSRFRVKLPHSGPEIEIALNLPGRHNVRNALAAIAVAHELGVEGEAIQAALHGFEGIARRFQAYGDLVIRGGTITMVDDYGHHPTEIAATLAAVRAGWPDRRLVLVFQPHRYTRTRDLFDDFTQVLNEVDVVVLLEVYAANENAIAGADGRALCRSLRVRGKLDPIFVEDIDELPAILNDLLCDGDLLLTLGAGSIGAAAAALPARLAAEARVQ comes from the coding sequence ATGCGCCGCATCCGCCGCGTGCACTTTGTGGGTATCGGCGGCGCCGGTATGGGCGGCATCGCGGAAGTGCTGTTGAATCTCGGCTACCAGGTGACGGGATCGGACCTTACGGAAAACACAATGACCGCTCGCCTGCGCGAGCTCGGCGCGCGGGTGCGCTGCGGCCATGTGGCGAGTGGCGTGGCCGGCGTCGACGTCGTGGTGGTATCCAGCGCGGTGCCCGCCGATAACCCAGAGCTGGCCGCGGCGCGCGAGCAGCGCATTCCGGTGGTGCAGCGCGCCGAGATGCTGGCCGAGCTGATGCGCTTTCGCTACGGCATCGCGGTGGCAGGCACGCACGGCAAGACCACCACCACCAGCCTGATCGCAGCACTGCTGGCCGAGGGCGGGCTGGACCCGACCTTCGTCGTCGGCGGCAGGGTCAACAGCACCGCCAGTCATTCGAAGCTCGGCGGTGGCCGTTTTCTTGTGGCGGAAGCCGACGAGAGCGACGCCTCGTTTCTGCATCTGCAGCCGGTAATCGCCGTGGTCACCAATATCGATACCGATCACTTAAGTACTTACGGAGGCGACTTTCAGCGACTGCGCGCGGCGTTCGTGGAGTTTCTGCATCACCTGCCGTTCTACGGGCTGGCGGTATTGTGCGTCGACGATGACCAGGTGCGCGCGATCCTCCCGCTGATCACGCGCCCGTTCATGACCTATGGCATTGACGAGAAAGCGGATATCCGCGCACGCGACGTATCGCACGCCGGCACGCAGTCCCGCTTCCGCGTGAAGCTGCCGCACTCCGGTCCGGAAATCGAGATAGCGTTGAATCTGCCCGGCCGTCACAACGTGCGCAATGCGCTGGCGGCAATCGCGGTGGCGCACGAGCTGGGTGTGGAAGGCGAGGCAATCCAGGCCGCGCTGCACGGATTTGAGGGCATCGCGCGGCGGTTTCAGGCGTATGGCGATCTCGTCATCCGCGGCGGCACGATCACGATGGTCGATGACTACGGCCATCATCCTACGGAAATCGCGGCCACCCTGGCCGCGGTGCGCGCGGGCTGGCCGGACCGGCGGCTGGTGCTGGTATTTCAACCGCACCGGTACACCCGCACGCGCGATCTGTTCGATGATTTTACGCAGGTGCTCAACGAGGTGGACGTGGTTGTGCTGCTGGAAGTGTACGCCGCCAATGAAAACGCAATCGCCGGCGCCGATGGCCGCGCGCTATGCCGTTCTCTAAGAGTACGCGGCAAACTCGATCCCATCTTCGTCGAGGACATCGACGAGTTGCCCGCCATATTGAACGACCTGCTGTGCGACGGCGACCTATTGCTCACCCTGGGCGCGGGCAGCATCGGCGCCGCCGCGGCGGCGCTGCCGGCGCGGCTTGCAGCCGAGGCGCGCGTGCAATGA
- the murB gene encoding UDP-N-acetylmuramate dehydrogenase produces the protein MMAARATAVMRGALRSNVPLKGLNSWRVGGPADRLFRPADLDDLALFLSQTAADEPLTWLGLGTNVLVRDGGVRGTVIATHAALDDVVRLDNSRVRAQAGVPCAKLARRSADWSLAGAEFMAGIPGTLGGALAMNAGAFGGQTWDVVAAVDAIDRRGVIRRRLASEFSVDYRHVEPPCEEWFVAAELALKAGNMNVSRREIQALLARRGVTQPLGVASCGSVFRNPPGDFAARLIDTAGLKGHRIGGACVSSMHANFIINDAEASAADIEALIGFVQRRVEDAHGVRLVPEVRIVGRAGARNDT, from the coding sequence ATGATGGCCGCGCGCGCGACAGCCGTAATGCGTGGTGCACTGCGTTCGAATGTTCCGCTCAAGGGCTTGAACAGCTGGCGGGTTGGCGGACCCGCCGACCGCTTGTTCCGGCCAGCGGACCTGGACGATCTGGCGTTGTTTCTGAGTCAGACCGCAGCGGACGAGCCGCTGACGTGGCTGGGGCTTGGCACCAATGTGCTGGTGCGCGATGGAGGGGTGCGCGGCACCGTCATCGCCACACATGCGGCGCTCGACGACGTGGTCAGGCTGGATAACTCAAGAGTGAGGGCGCAGGCCGGCGTCCCGTGCGCAAAGCTCGCGCGCAGGAGCGCCGACTGGAGCCTTGCGGGCGCCGAATTCATGGCGGGAATCCCCGGTACCCTGGGCGGCGCGCTGGCCATGAACGCCGGCGCGTTCGGCGGCCAGACCTGGGACGTCGTGGCGGCCGTGGACGCGATCGACCGGCGGGGCGTGATCCGGCGTCGCTTAGCCTCCGAGTTCTCGGTGGATTATCGGCACGTGGAACCGCCTTGCGAGGAGTGGTTCGTGGCCGCCGAACTGGCGCTCAAGGCCGGCAACATGAACGTATCGAGACGCGAGATTCAGGCGCTGCTCGCGCGCCGTGGGGTCACCCAGCCGCTGGGTGTGGCAAGCTGCGGCTCCGTGTTCCGCAATCCGCCCGGCGACTTCGCGGCGCGCCTGATCGACACGGCCGGCCTCAAGGGTCATCGCATCGGCGGGGCGTGCGTATCCTCAATGCATGCGAATTTCATAATCAACGATGCCGAAGCGAGCGCGGCGGATATCGAGGCGCTGATTGGCTTCGTGCAGCGACGGGTCGAGGACGCGCACGGCGTCCGCCTCGTGCCCGAAGTACGTATCGTGGGGCGAGCCGGAGCGAGAAATGACACTTAA
- a CDS encoding D-alanine--D-alanine ligase — MSIDINNPKTFGKVAVLDGGWSAERDVSLTSGATVLAALKRCGVDAHGIDAGRDVLEQLVQGRFQRAFNVLHGRGGEDGVIQGALEVLGLPYTGSGVLGSALTMDKLRTKMIWRQSNFPTPPWAVVKAGADPDAADLKSIIQTVGLPLAIKPIHEGSSIGISKVTRAEDMQGACALGFKHDHTLIAERWIAGGEFTAGVLGAESLPLIRMETPRGFYDFQAKYLTDTTHYHCPCGLPSDEERTIAELCRNAFVAVGASGWGRVDLMLDRDHQPWLLEVNTVPGMTDHSLVPKAAAVAGIKLETLVLRILATSMVARAEA, encoded by the coding sequence ATGAGTATCGACATTAACAATCCTAAGACCTTTGGCAAAGTCGCCGTGCTCGACGGCGGCTGGTCGGCCGAGCGTGACGTTTCGCTCACGAGTGGCGCGACGGTGCTGGCGGCGCTCAAGCGCTGCGGCGTCGACGCGCACGGCATCGACGCCGGCCGCGACGTGCTGGAGCAACTCGTGCAGGGCAGGTTTCAGCGCGCTTTTAATGTTCTGCATGGCCGGGGAGGTGAAGACGGCGTAATCCAGGGCGCCCTGGAAGTATTGGGGCTGCCCTATACCGGCAGCGGCGTGCTGGGCTCCGCGCTGACCATGGACAAGCTGCGCACCAAGATGATTTGGCGGCAATCAAACTTTCCGACGCCGCCCTGGGCGGTCGTGAAGGCGGGCGCCGATCCGGACGCCGCCGATCTGAAAAGCATAATCCAGACCGTGGGGCTGCCGCTGGCGATCAAGCCCATACACGAGGGCTCCAGCATCGGCATCAGCAAGGTGACGCGGGCCGAGGACATGCAGGGCGCTTGCGCGCTCGGTTTCAAACACGACCACACGTTGATCGCGGAACGGTGGATCGCCGGTGGCGAATTCACCGCTGGCGTGCTGGGTGCAGAATCTTTGCCGCTGATCCGCATGGAGACGCCGCGCGGTTTCTACGATTTTCAGGCGAAGTACCTCACCGACACGACCCACTATCACTGTCCGTGCGGATTGCCGTCGGACGAGGAGCGAACCATCGCCGAGTTGTGCCGGAATGCGTTCGTGGCGGTGGGCGCCAGCGGCTGGGGAAGAGTGGATCTGATGCTGGACCGCGACCACCAGCCCTGGCTGCTGGAGGTCAATACGGTGCCCGGCATGACCGACCATAGTCTGGTGCCCAAGGCGGCCGCTGTTGCCGGCATCAAGCTGGAGACGCTGGTGTTGCGCATTCTGGCAACCTCAATGGTGGCGCGCGCTGAAGCATGA